The Parus major isolate Abel chromosome 27, Parus_major1.1, whole genome shotgun sequence DNA segment CCACTGGACTACTCATGGGATTCccgagcccagcccagccctcacAGGGGATCCCCAAGCCCACAAGGGACCCTTCACAGGATCCCCGGTCCCAGTGCAGCCCCTCAAGGGGCCCTTCACGGGATCCGCGACCAGCGCGGTCCCTCACGGGACCCCTCACAGAATCCACGATTGCAGCCCAGCCCTTCACGGGACCCACGGCATCCCCGACCTGGCCCCAGCGCGGCACTTCACGGGATCCCTCACGGGTCCCCTCACAGAATCCCCGGTTACAGTCGGCCCCTCACGGGACCCTTCACGGGATCCCCCACCACAGGCAAGCCCCTCACGAGCCCTCGCACTGCGCCTCAGCGCAAACTCGCCCTCGCCCGCGCCCCCAAAAGGCGGGAACGGCTCAGCGCCCGGCGGAAACATCCGAAAGCTCTACGGAGATCCCCGAGGGAGTGAGGCGAAAGAAGCCGATTGATGCCGGAACTCTCCGAGAGGTCTCGGCCGAAACCCCCGAGATGGAGGCGAAAATCTACGAGCGAAGACGGAAATATCCGAGAGCGACACGGAACTACACGAGCAAGCGCGACGGAACTCTCCGATCGCTGCCTGAGATTGCCGAAAGCGGGGCGGAACAACCCGAGCGAAGGCGGAAACGGCCGAGCGAAAGGCGGAAGGAGACGATCGTATGTCGCTCGGCGCTCGGCTGGTCGCGCCTGGCGGCCCGTTGTGCAGTGTCACGCCATGAAGCAGGACGGAGCGTCCCGCCGCCGCGGCGACAAGGCCAAGGCACCCCCGGAGGGACCCCCGCCCGCGCCCCCCGACGTCGAGATGCACGAGGAGGCGGCGCCGGTGGCCTCTGAGGCGGCCGGAGAGCGGCAGCCGCAGCGGGAGCTGGACGCGATCACGCTGGAGGGTGAGGGGGGGGGTGTTGTGGTGATGGGGGTGTCTGTGGCGATGAGGGGGGAACTGGGGGGTCTTGGGTGTAGAAGGGACCTGGCACAGATCGGTGGAGCCCCTGAGAGGGGGTGTTGGAGGAAGGGGAGTGGGAGGAGGTATAGGAAACCCTGAGGGGGTTGGGGAGGGGGTCAGGGGTTGAGGAGGGGTGGGAAAGAGGCTGGAAAGGTGTTGGAGGATGGGAATGGCGGGATCAGTTTGGGGGCGCAGTCGGAGGGGACTCTGAGGGAAAGATAAATGAGAGGCGAGTTTAGGGTGGGGGAACACTTTGGGGAAGGGGAGTTGGGGGGCAGCATGCGGGAAAGGGAGGGGGGAGGTGTGTTTGGGGGGGTGTCACTATGGGGAAAGGGATTTAGGGGGCACAGAGAGCGAAATGGAAACGGgaggtttgttttctgtggggGAGACACTGTGGAGAAGGGTATTTGGGGCAGtgtgtgaggaaaaggaagggggaGATTGGTTTTGGGGGCAGTCACTGAGAGATGGGAGATGGAGTTGTGTTTTGGGGGGGTCAGTGTGGAAGGGAATTGGAATCTGTGAGGGCGTGTTTTGGGGACAGACTGTGAGGGACAGGGGAGCTGCAGACCTGCTGTGGTGTGACCCCACGGGGGTGCAGAGGGAGGCTGGAACCCttcaggaggagggagaagacTCTGCAAGGGCCTCACCAGCCCCCTGCTCcaagcagggacagccctgagGGCAGGGCAGGTCACTGGGGACACCAAGACCATGGGCAGagggagctcagagcagcaggacagggcgAGGGGGCAGCCCTGGCTTTGCTCCGGGGTGCTCCTGGCAGAGGATTTGAGGTGAGGGGTGTCCATGTGCCCCCACAGACATCAAGGAGCACgtgaagcagctggagaaggcgGTGTCGGGGAAGGAGCCGCGCTACGTCCTGCGGGCGCTGCGGGCTCTGCCCTCCACCTCCCGCCGCCTCAACCCCAACGTGCTGCACAAGGCCATCCACGGCTTCTTCACCTCCAACTGCACTGTCAGGGACTTCCTGCTCGGATTCCTGGAGGAGGTAGGGACAGGGGTGGGGAAGGGATGCCTGCCCtcacctctgccctgctctggtgacaccccagcccaggggtcccagcacaggaaggatgtggagctgtAGAAGTGAatccagagggatggagcagctcagtTGTGAGGAAAGACagggagaattgggattgttcagcctgaagaagagaaggtttaggggtgacctaattgtggcctcCCAGTATCTGAAGAAGCAACAGGGAAGATGAAGAGGGACTGTTTACAAGGGCTTGGAGTAAcaagacaagggggaatggcttaccactgacagagggcaggattagatgggatattggccagaaattcttccctgtgagggcagTGAAGGACTGGAATGGATTTCTGaggaaagctgtggctgccccatccctcaaAGTGTTCATGGctgggttggacagggcttggagcagcctggtttagtggaaggtttccctgcccatggcagggggtgggactggatgaacTTGAAGGCCCCTTCAACCCAAAAAAagtctgggattccatgattctttccctctccaaggAGCCCCTGGAATACGGCAGTGGGgtttggggacactggggacgagcagcccctctgctcagaCACACatgtgagcagggacaggccCTTGCAGTCCTGGGCTGTCacacctggagcagagctgtctccacacagggacagcagtcCAGAATTTCTCTCTCCCCTCAGTCCATGGACACAGAAGCTGAGCTGCAGTTCCGCCCACGGACAGGGAAAGCAGcctcagcccctctcctgccagAGGTGGAGGCCTACCTGCAACTGCTGCTCGTCATCTACCTGATGAACAGCAAGAGGTACCCCGAGGTGAGACCCCTGAGCTGCCCCCGCCATGCCCCTGCTCCCCGGGCatcccctggctctgctccactCATCCCAGCAGTGTTCACTTGctccctccagctcagccccaaaGCCCAGGTGGTCTCTGCCCCTCCTGGGGTCAATCCCTTGCTCTGacctcccttcccctcccacaGGCTCAGAAAGTGTCCGATGACCTGATGCAGAAGATCAGCTCCCAGAACCGCCGGGCCCTGGACCTGGTGGTGGCCAAATGTTACTATTACCACTCCCGCATCTATGAATTCCTGAACAAACTCGATGTGGTCCGGAGGTGGGCTGGCTCCTGTGGGGGGGCTGTCCCTCAACTTGATCCCcctgttttcctccctcttccctgactccctgtccctccctgcagcttcctgcaCGCCCGGCTCCGCACGGCCACGCTGCGCCACGACGCCGACGGCCAGGCCACGCTCCTGAACCTTCTCCTGAGGAATTATCTCCACTACAACCTCTACGACCAGGCCGAGAAGCTCGTCTCCAAGTCCGTGTTCCCCGAGCAGGCCAACAACAACGAGTGGGCTCGGTACCTGTACTACACAGGTGAGCACCGCTCGGtgcctgccctggctcctggcacCCTGCACCGAGGGCTCCAGTTCCTCAGAGAACCCCTttgagcagctggaggtggggCTTCCAGGCAGGATTTGGAGCCCCATCCACGTAGGTCAGGTTGGATTCACTGGGTGGCTTTCCCCACCCGCCCCGTGTGGGCGCAGGGCGGATCAAGGCCATCCAGCTGGAATACTCGGAGGCGCGGCGGACCATGACCAACGCCCTGCGCAAGGCCCCGCAGCACACGGCCGTCGGCTTCAAACAGACGGTGAGTGGAGAGGGAACAGGACCCCCCTGGGTTGGGTCTGAGACCCCTTGGGGTTGGGATCTCACAGGGCTTGGATGTGGGATGTCAGGCCCCGTGGAATTTGGTTTGGGACCTCCCAGGTTTGGGACCTCCCAGGCTTGGGACCTTCTGGGGTGTCAGGCCCCATGGAATTTGGTTTGGGACCTCCCAGGCTTGGGACCTTCTGGGATGTCAGGCCCCATGGTGTCAGGTCCCCTGGGATTTGGTACTTCCCACGGTCAGGACCAGGACTCCCCAGGGGTGGGCTCCACAGGGATGGTTCTGTGACTTCCCAGGCTTGGCACGTTCCAGGATGAGATCTGGGACCCCCCCAGGGTTGGGCTatgcagggacagctgtgggATCTCCAAGGGCTGCCCCATTGGGACAGGTTTGGGACCTCCCAGGGTGTTGAGTCCTGCAGGGATGACAGGTGCAGGATCTCCTAGGTTTGGAGCTTCCCAGGGACAAATCTGGGACCTTCCAGACCCCACAGGGACAGGAATGGGTTTGAGATCTCCTGGGGTCTTGTGCCCTGTGGGGGTGGGTGCAAGACCCCTTGGAGTGCACAGGGACAGAGATGGTTTCAGGCCCCGTGGGGACTCACTCAGGGTCTCGCTGTGCCCCAGGTGCACAAGCTGCTCATCGTGGTGGAGCTGCTCCTCGGGGAGATCCCAGACAGGCTCCAGTTCCGGCAGCCCTCGCTCAAGCGCTCGCTCATGCCCTACTTCCTGCTGACCCAGGGTACGGCCGCCCACCCCTGCCTGCCTCTGTCCTTCCTGCAATgtcagagaatcatggaatatcctgagtgggaaggg contains these protein-coding regions:
- the PSMD3 gene encoding 26S proteasome non-ATPase regulatory subunit 3, producing MKQDGASRRRGDKAKAPPEGPPPAPPDVEMHEEAAPVASEAAGERQPQRELDAITLEDIKEHVKQLEKAVSGKEPRYVLRALRALPSTSRRLNPNVLHKAIHGFFTSNCTVRDFLLGFLEESMDTEAELQFRPRTGKAASAPLLPEVEAYLQLLLVIYLMNSKRYPEAQKVSDDLMQKISSQNRRALDLVVAKCYYYHSRIYEFLNKLDVVRSFLHARLRTATLRHDADGQATLLNLLLRNYLHYNLYDQAEKLVSKSVFPEQANNNEWARYLYYTGRIKAIQLEYSEARRTMTNALRKAPQHTAVGFKQTVHKLLIVVELLLGEIPDRLQFRQPSLKRSLMPYFLLTQAVRTGNLAKFNQVLDQFGDKFQADGTYTLIIRLRHNVIKTGVRMISLSYSRISLADIAQKLQLDSPEDAEFIVAKAIRDGVIEASINHEKGYVQSKEMIDIYSTREPQLAFHQRISFCLDIHNMSVKAMRFPPKSYNKDLESAEERREREQQDLEFAKEMAEDDDDGFP